The following are from one region of the Coffea eugenioides isolate CCC68of chromosome 2, Ceug_1.0, whole genome shotgun sequence genome:
- the LOC113762821 gene encoding E3 ubiquitin-protein ligase DIS1 isoform X1, with translation MSTGNCYFDDLRNKPEVIDPAQDEELLEVSEHMNDATQIAVKPNLTVSSSVRELLECPVCLNAMYPPIHQCSNGHTICSGCKPRVHNRCPTCRHELGNIRCLALEKVAASLELPCKYQSFGCMGIYPYYSKLKHESQCSFRPYNCPYAGSECTVIGDIPYLVAHLKDDHKVDMHNGSTFNHRYVKSNPHEVENATWMLTVFSCFGQYFCLHFEAFQHGMAPVYIAFLRFMGDDNEAKNYSYSLEVGGNGRKMIWQGIPRSIRDGHRKVRDSFDGLIIQRNIALFFSGGDRKELKLRVTGRIWKEQ, from the exons ATGTCAACTGGAAATTGTTATTTCGATGACTTGCGCAACAAACCTGAGGTCATTGATCCTGCTCAGGATGAAGAATTACTGGAAGTTAGCGAGCACATGAATGACGCTACTCAAATTGCTGTGAAACCTAATCTGACTGTTTCTAGCAGTGTTCGTGAGTTGTTGGAATGTCCTGTCTGCTTGAATGCAATGTACCCTCCTATTCACCAG TGCTCGAATGGGCACACCATTTGTTCTGGTTGCAAGCCTAGGGTGCACAACCGCTGCCCAACCTGCAGGCATGAGCTTGGCAATATCAGATGTCTTGCATTGGAGAAGGTGGCCGCATCCCTTGAGCTTCCTTGTAAATATCAGAGTTTTGGGTGCATGGGCATATATCCTTATTACAGCAAGTTAAAGCATGAATCTCAATGTTCGTTTAGACCCTACAACTGCCCCTATGCAGGATCTGAGTGCACGGTCATTGGTGACATTCCCTATTTGGTGGCCCATCTAAAGGATGACCACAAAGTTGATATGCACAATGGCAGTACTTTTAACCATCGTTATGTCAAATCAAATCCACATGAAGTGGAGAATGCTACATGGATGCTCACA GTTTTCAGTTGCTTTGGGCAATACTTCTGCTTGCATTTTGAAGCATTTCAACATGGTATGGCGCCAGTTTACATAGCATTCTTGAGGTTCATGGGTGATGACAATGAGGCCAAAAACTATAGCTATAGTCTCGAGGTTGGCGGGAATGGCAGAAAGATGATATGGCAGGGAATTCCTAGAAGCATAAGAGATGGCCACCGCAAAGTTCGTGACAGTTTTGATGGCCTCATTATCCAACGTAACATAGCCCTGTTTTTCTCTGGCGGGGATCGGAAGGAATTGAAGCTCAGAGTCACAGGTAGGATTTGGAAAGAGCAGTGA
- the LOC113762821 gene encoding E3 ubiquitin-protein ligase DIS1 isoform X2, with the protein MNDATQIAVKPNLTVSSSVRELLECPVCLNAMYPPIHQCSNGHTICSGCKPRVHNRCPTCRHELGNIRCLALEKVAASLELPCKYQSFGCMGIYPYYSKLKHESQCSFRPYNCPYAGSECTVIGDIPYLVAHLKDDHKVDMHNGSTFNHRYVKSNPHEVENATWMLTVFSCFGQYFCLHFEAFQHGMAPVYIAFLRFMGDDNEAKNYSYSLEVGGNGRKMIWQGIPRSIRDGHRKVRDSFDGLIIQRNIALFFSGGDRKELKLRVTGRIWKEQ; encoded by the exons ATGAATGACGCTACTCAAATTGCTGTGAAACCTAATCTGACTGTTTCTAGCAGTGTTCGTGAGTTGTTGGAATGTCCTGTCTGCTTGAATGCAATGTACCCTCCTATTCACCAG TGCTCGAATGGGCACACCATTTGTTCTGGTTGCAAGCCTAGGGTGCACAACCGCTGCCCAACCTGCAGGCATGAGCTTGGCAATATCAGATGTCTTGCATTGGAGAAGGTGGCCGCATCCCTTGAGCTTCCTTGTAAATATCAGAGTTTTGGGTGCATGGGCATATATCCTTATTACAGCAAGTTAAAGCATGAATCTCAATGTTCGTTTAGACCCTACAACTGCCCCTATGCAGGATCTGAGTGCACGGTCATTGGTGACATTCCCTATTTGGTGGCCCATCTAAAGGATGACCACAAAGTTGATATGCACAATGGCAGTACTTTTAACCATCGTTATGTCAAATCAAATCCACATGAAGTGGAGAATGCTACATGGATGCTCACA GTTTTCAGTTGCTTTGGGCAATACTTCTGCTTGCATTTTGAAGCATTTCAACATGGTATGGCGCCAGTTTACATAGCATTCTTGAGGTTCATGGGTGATGACAATGAGGCCAAAAACTATAGCTATAGTCTCGAGGTTGGCGGGAATGGCAGAAAGATGATATGGCAGGGAATTCCTAGAAGCATAAGAGATGGCCACCGCAAAGTTCGTGACAGTTTTGATGGCCTCATTATCCAACGTAACATAGCCCTGTTTTTCTCTGGCGGGGATCGGAAGGAATTGAAGCTCAGAGTCACAGGTAGGATTTGGAAAGAGCAGTGA
- the LOC113762890 gene encoding uncharacterized protein LOC113762890, which produces MELEATFRVSGINCQAAPYYNPICNYGTLNLRFPYHHRLPHLSNASFYTLSNRYCKASAKESSTEAVEKGRKMSGDDSHDLELVSLTALCPLDGRYWAKVKELAAYVGEYGLIRFRVLVEVKWLSKLSQIPEIPEVPRFSKDAETYLQGLIDGFSLDDAMEVKKIEKVTNHDVKAVEYFLKQRCQSHPEIGKVLEFFHFACTSEDINNLAHALMLKEALFMVILPAMDEVISAISDIAIENAHVPMLSRTHGQPASPTTLGKEMAIFAFRLSQEKQDTSKIKILGKFAGAVGNYNAHLVAYPDINWPQVAEEFVASLGIDFNPYVPQIEPHDYMAKLFHSIIQFNNILVDFDRDIWGYFSLGYFKQITKAGEIGSSTMPHKVNPIDFENSEGNLGVANGDLSHLSMKLPISRWQRDLTDSTVLRNMGVGLGHSLLAYKNTLTGIGKLQVNEASLSEDLNRTWEVLAEPIQTVMRRYGVPEPYEKLKELTRGKAVTQESMREFIKNLDIPGDAMMTLLNLTPQTYVGAAAELAKNIKTAINLVNGTRVL; this is translated from the exons ATGGAACTGGAGGCTACTTTTAGGGTATCTGGTATCAATTGCCAGGCGGCGCCATATTACAATCCAATCTGCAATTATGGAACCTTAAACCTCCGTTTTCCCTACCATCACCGTCTTCCTCACCTCTCAAATGCTTCGTTTTACACTCTCAGTAACCGCTACTGCAAAGCCAGTGCAAAAGAGAGCAGTACTGAAGCTGTAGAAAAA ggAAGGAAGATGTCTGGTGATGATTCACATGATTTGGAGCTCGTAAGCTTAACGGCTTTGTGTCCTCTTGATGGTCGTTATTGGGCAAAGGTCAAGGAGCTAGCTGCTTATGTGGGCGAATATGGTTTAATTCGCTTTCGGGTTTTAGTTGAG gtGAAATGGTTGTcaaaactttctcaaattcctgaAATTCCTGAGGTTCCAAGATTCTCTAAAGATGCTGAGACTTATCTGCAAGGCTTGATTGATGGATTTAGCTTAGATGATGCCATGGAAgtcaagaaaattgagaaagtgaCTAACCATGATGTCAAGGCAGTGGAATACTTTTTGAAGCAAAGGTGCCAGTCACACCCAGAGATAGGAAAG GTGCTCGAGTTTTTCCACTTTGCCTGTACATCTgaagacattaacaatcttgcTCATGCACTTATGCTGAAAGAAGCTCTTTTTATGGTGATATTACCTGCTATGGATGAAGTGATTTCAGCCATAAGTGACATCGCTATAGAAAATGCTCACGTTCCTATGCTTTCTCGCACCCATGGGCAG CCAGCTTCACCTACAACCTTGGGAAAGGAAATGGCAATTTTTGCATTCAGGTTAAGTCAAGAAAAGCAGGAtacttcaaaaattaaaatacttGGGAAGTTTGCTGGTGCTGTTGGAAACTATAATGCACATCTTGTGGCGTATCCTGATATCAACTGGCCGCAAGTTGCAGAGGAATTTGTGGCATCTCTTGGAATTGATTTCAATCCCTATGTGCCTCAA ATTGAACCTCATGACTACATGGCCAAACTTTTTCATTCTATAATCCAGTTTAACAACATTCTAGTTGATTTTGATAGAGACATCTGGGGATATTTCTCTTTAGGTTACTTCAAGCAG ATAACTAAAGCTGGTGAGATTGGATCTTCTACAATGCCTCACAAGGTTAACccaattgattttgaaaatagcGAAGGAAATCTTGGAGTGGCTAATGGAGATTTGTCCCATTTAAGCATGAAGTTACCTATTTCACGTTGGCAG AGGGACTTGACTGATTCTACTGTTTTGAGAAACATGGGTGTGGGTTTAGGACACTCTCTTCTAGCCTACAAGAATACATTAACGGGCATTGGAAAGCTTCAG GTCAACGAAGCTTCCTTGAGTGAAGACTTGAACCGCACGTGGGAGGTGCTTGCTGAACCAATACAAACT GTCATGCGAAGATATGGTGTACCAGAGCCTTATGAAAAACTAAAGGAGCTAACAAGAGGAAAAGCGGTGACCCAAGAGAGCATGAGAGAATTTATTAAGAATCTGGATATACCAGGAGATGCAATGATGACGCTTTTGAATTTAACACCCCAAACTTATGTTGGAGCAGCGGCTGAATTGGCAAAAAACATAAAGACAGCCATAAATTTAGTGAATGGAACTAGGGTCTTATAG